The following are encoded together in the Lathyrus oleraceus cultivar Zhongwan6 chromosome 3, CAAS_Psat_ZW6_1.0, whole genome shotgun sequence genome:
- the LOC127128945 gene encoding uncharacterized protein LOC127128945: MKRPSEGDSSAPAKCYRCGRAGHRVHECTSAEMKCFKCGKGGHLAAECRLKTVTCFNCGELGHISPQCPKPKKENQSGGKVFALSGSETSADDRLIRGNEK; encoded by the exons atgaagaggcctagtgagggagactctagtgcccctgctaagtgttatagatgtggtcgggccggacatcgtgtccatgagtgtaccagtgctgagatgaagtgtttcaaatgtggaaaaggtggtcatttggctgcagagtgtcggttgaagactgtaacttgtttcaactgtggagagttgggtcatatcagtccacagtgtcctaagccgaagaaagagaatcagtcaggaggcaaggtctttgctttatcgggttctgagacttctgcagatgatcgtttgatccgag gtaacgagaaatga